In Gemmatimonadetes bacterium T265, one DNA window encodes the following:
- a CDS encoding TetR family transcriptional regulator, whose translation MPPADAPLTRDRILTTAEEVIRRFGPAKATVVDVARALGVSHAAVYRHVASKAELRDLVVGRWVEAIMPPLRAIAEGPGPAPERLRRLLDALVAVKRRRAAEDPELFAAYRTLVADARSVAAAHVDEMVELAATIIRAGVEEGTFRPVDPTAAGRAVLVATARYHHPVHAAEWGDAAVDAAYEDVWELLMNGLCAATPAR comes from the coding sequence ATGCCCCCCGCTGACGCCCCGCTCACCCGCGACCGGATCCTCACCACGGCCGAGGAGGTGATTCGCCGCTTCGGCCCGGCCAAGGCGACGGTCGTGGACGTGGCGCGGGCGCTTGGCGTGAGCCACGCGGCGGTTTACCGGCACGTCGCGAGCAAGGCCGAGCTGCGGGACCTGGTCGTCGGTCGCTGGGTGGAGGCGATCATGCCGCCGCTGCGGGCCATCGCCGAGGGGCCGGGGCCGGCGCCGGAGCGATTACGTCGACTGCTCGACGCGCTCGTCGCGGTCAAGCGCCGCCGGGCCGCCGAGGACCCGGAGCTGTTCGCCGCCTATCGCACGCTGGTCGCCGACGCCCGGTCCGTTGCCGCCGCCCACGTCGACGAGATGGTCGAGCTGGCCGCGACGATCATCCGCGCCGGGGTGGAGGAGGGCACGTTCCGCCCCGTGGACCCGACCGCCGCTGGCCGAGCGGTGCTGGTTGCCACCGCCCGCTACCATCACCCCGTTCACGCCGCCGAGTGGGGCGACGCCGCCGTCGACGCGGCGTACGAGGACGTGTGGGAGCTGCTGATGAACGGGCTCTGCGCCGCGACGCCCGCCCGTTAG